Part of the Streptomyces sp. f51 genome is shown below.
CCCAGGCCGTGCCCGGTCCTGAACGCCTGGACGCACACCTCGTTGCGGGCCACCTCCTTGGCGCCGGGTGGCAGGACACAACGGTCGTAGTGCCACTGGAACCACGGACCAGGTCCCACCAGCGACGGCTCGTCGGTGGCGACCTCGACCCAGCCGATCTCCGGTCGCGGTGAGGCCTCCACCCGGCCGCCGAGCGCGGTGGTCAGCGCCTGGGCGCCGAAACAGACCCCGAGCACCGGGACGCCGAGACGGTCGGCCTCGCGCAGGAGACCCAGCTCGCCGTCTATCCAGGAACCGATGGCCGCCCGGTCGTACACCGACCACGGAGCCCCGAGCGAGACGATCAGGTCCCAGTCGCCGGCCTGCGGGAAGTCGAAGGCGACGTCCGGCGCGTGATGGCGGTGCTCGGGCACGACCGTCACCACGGTGAGGTCGTAACCGCGCTCCTCCAGCCGGGCCCCGACCAGCCCCGGCTCCGTCACATGGTCGTGCTGGACGACGAGTGCGCGCACGTGGCACTCCCTTCCCCGCGGGGTCCGCGGACCCGTCGGATCGATGCCGGAGGCCCTTGCCCCCGCTCCGCGCCCAGCCTATCGTTTGGGTTCAAATAATATTTCTGGAGGTCCCGCATGCCGAACGTCACCCACGAGGAGTGGCTGCTCCGGGCCAAGTCCCTGAACCTCTCCGGCGCCCACCACATCGACGGCGCCGACGAGGACGGCTCGGGAGCGGCCTTCGACGCCGTCTCGCCCCGCGACGGCCAGGTGCTCACCCCGGTTGCCGACGCGGGCACCGCCGAGGTGGACGCGGCCGTCGCCGCCGCCCGCCGCGCCTTCGACACCGGCCCCTGGCCGCGCCTCGCACCCGCCGAACGCGGCGCGACCCTGCTGCGCGTCGCCGACCTGCTCCAGGAACGCCGGGCCGACCTCGCGCTCACCGTCAGCCTGGAGATGGGAAAGCCCATCACCGACGCGTACGACATCGAACTGCGCGCCCTGATCAACACCTTCCGCTGGTACGGGCAGCTGGCCGACAAGGTCACCGACGAGTCCCCGCACACCCCGGCCGACGCGCTCGCCCTGGTCACCCGCGAGCCCGCCGGAGTCGTCGGCGCGGTCGTCCCCTGGAACTTCCCCCTCACCCTCGCCGGCTGGAAGGTCGCCCCGGCCCTCGCCGCCGGCTGCACGGTCGTCCTGAAGCCCTCCGAGAACTCACCGCTGTCCGCGCTGCTCCTGGGCCGGATCGCCACCGAGGCCGGACTGCCGCCGGGCGTCCTCAACGTCGTGGGCGGCACCGGACCCGTCGCGGGCCGGGCGATCGGCCTCCACCCGGACGTCGACGTCCTCGCCTTCACCGGCTCCACCGCCGTCGGACGCCACTTCCTGCGCTACGCCGCCGACTCCAACCTCAAGCGCGTATGGCTCGAACTGGGCGGCAAATCACCGAACATCATCCTTCCCGACGCCCCCGACCTGGAGAAGGCCGCCGCCACCGCGGCCTGGGGCATCTTCTTCAACCAGGGCGAGATGTGCACCGCCCCCTCCCGGCTGCTCGTCCACACCTCCGTCGCGGAACAGGTCACCGAGTCCGTCGTACGGCGGGCCCGCGAGCTGCGGATCGGCGACCCCCTCGACCCGTCCACCGAGATGGGCGCCCTGGTCGGCGAAGCGCACCTCGGCCGCGTACGGGACCACATCGCCACCGGGCTCGCCGAGGGCGCCCGACTGCGCGCCGGCGGCGACCGCACCCTCACGGACACCGGCGGCAGCTACCTGGAACCGACCGTCTTCGACCAGGTCGACCCCGGAATGCGGCTCGCCCGGGAGGAGATCTTCGGCCCGGTCCTGTCGGTCCTCACCTTCGACGACCTGGACGAGGCCGTACGCCTGGCCAACGACACCGAGTACGGCCTCGCCGCCGGGCTGTGGACCTCCGACCTCTCCACCGCGCACCGCGTCTCCCGCGCCCTGAAGGCCGGCACGGTCTGGGTCAACTGCTACGAGGAGGGCGACCTGACCGTCCCCTTCGGCGGCATGAAGCAGTCGGGCAACGGCCGCGACAAGTCGGCCCACGCCCTGGAGAAGTACACCGAACTCAAGACGACTTGGATCCAGCTTTGACTCCTCCCCTTCCTGGCGGAGGGGGATGCGCGGCTCACTTCGCCCGACACCTAGCAGATGGCGGGGCTTACAAGATCAGCGCCGGCCGGGTTGAGACCAGCCCGGACGAGCATCACACGGGCGGAGTTCTTGTCCCTGGGGGACACGGCTCCGCACGCGGTGGACGTATACGTTCGTTCGGAGAGGGGCAGCGCGTGCTTGGCTCTCGCTCCGCACTGTGCGCAGTCCATGGTGGTGTGCGCGGGGTTGACCAGGTGAACGGTGCGCCCGTGTTTCCGGGCCATATGAAGGAGCGCGTTCTTGGTCGCGCTGATGGCGGCGTCGGCGGCCTTGCGGGCCAAGGTGGATCGGGCGAGGAACTTCGGGCTGAAGTCCTCGACGGCCAGCACGTCGTGGTCGCGGACCACTGCCTTGGCCCACTTGCGGCCGGTGTCCTGACGCTGCCGGGCGATCTTCTTGGAGATCTTCGCCGCCGCAGTGCGGGCCTTGCGGTAGCCGCCGGTGTCAGGCTTGTTCACTGGCGTCCGGCGGCGGGCCATCTGGCGCTGGTAGCGGGCCAAGCGCTGCGCGGCGCTTTTGCCATACTGAGCATGGGGCAGGTCGTGGGCGTCGGAGCTGGTGGTGGCGGTCTCCTTCACGCCCCAGTCGATGCCGATCGCACGTCCGGTGGTCGGCAGGGGCTCGGTCGTCGTCGCCACGACGAACGAGGCGTACCAGTGGCCGAGGCAGTCCTGGTACACGCGTACGGATGTCGGGTCGGTGGGCAGAACGCGGGACCAGACCACGGTCAGGGCGATGCCGCCGGCCAGATGCAACCGGCCCTCTTTGAGCCGGAAGCCGCGTCGCGTGTAACTCAGCGACACACGCGCCTCACGCTTGCGCTTGATCCGGGGCATCCCGGCCCGCTGCCGTACCGGCAACCCGGCCTTGACGTCCTTGAGGGCTTTCGCGCGGGACTTGGCGAAGTCCCGGATCATCTGCTGCTGCGGCACCGAACTGCCCTCGCGCAGCCACGCCATCACACCCCGGGCCTCGGTCAACATCTTGTCGAGCTGCGCCGGGCCGCAGGTCACCTTCTCTGGGGCGTCCTTGTTCATGCCATGAACCTTGCGAGACATGGCCACGCACTCGTTCCACACCCACCGGCAACGTGCCCACTCCGCATCCAGGCGGGCCAGCGCAGCCGACGACACGCGAAGGCGGTAGGTGTACCGGGCGGGCCCGGCTCTCTCCGCGCCACCCGGAGTCTCCATGGCGTCATGCTGCCACCAGACCAACACGGTGGGGCACGAATCGTGAAGAAGCTGGCACCAGTCTCCGCACGTCCACCGGATCTCACGTCGGATTTCCGGCAGGGACGAGAGCCAACCGGCGGTCGCTCGGCTCTGGGATCTTCCACTACGTCGAGGGCGGAAATCGCATCACCGCGGAGGGGTCCGAATCGTCTTGCTCACGACTCAACTTACTCGGACCTGACCCGCAGGGATCCGATTCTCCCCACAAGCGGGAGGCACGCCCACCCCGGCCTGACGGCCGGGGCAACTTCGGAGGACATCGTTCATGCGCCCCTTGATCGCCGTTCCGGCCCGCTTCTCCGCGACCACCTCCGCGCTGCGGTACGCCGCCGAGGTCAACGCCCGTGCCCTGATCGAGGCGGTGTGGCGGGCGGGCGGTGAACCGGCGACGATCCACCCGGCCGACCCCGCCGTCACGGACGTCGCCGGACGCCTCGCCCGCTTCGACGGCGTCCTGCTTCCCGGTGGCGGCGACCTCGCCCCCCACCGCTACGGCGCCGCCGACGCGCACGACAGCGTCTACGACGTCGACGACCTCCAGGACGCCTTCGACCTCGAAGTCGCCCGTCGGAGCCTGGACTTGGGCCTCCCGCTGCTGGCCGTGTGCCGGGGTCTCCAGGTGGTGAACGTCGCCCTCGGGGGCACCCTGGAGCAGGACATGGGCGGCCCCGAGCGCGAACACCGGCACATCGTGCACCCGGTGGCCGTCGAACCCGGAACACTGCTGGAACAGGCCACCGGCGCCCAGAAGGTGGAGGCGTCCTGCTACCACCACCAGCGGGTCGAGCGCCTCGGCACGGGCCTGAGGGTCACCGCGCGCGCGGCTGACGGAACGGTGGAGGGTATCGAACTCCGTTCCGCGGAAGGGTGGTTCACGGCGGTGCAGTGGCACCCGGAGGACACGGCACACGAGGATCCGGTTCAGCGGGCGCTGTTCGAGGCGCTGGTCGATGCGGCTCGGGGCGGGCGCTGACGGCTGTCAGTTCTTGGGTCACCGGTCTTGGGCCGCCGGTCTTGGGCCGCCGGTCTTGGGCCGTCGGCGACCGCTGACGCCTCGCCTCGGCCGAGGCCTCTCCGTCTCAGCGGCCGAGGCATCTCCGTCTCAGCCCTTGGCCCGTCGGCCGCTGCGGCGGCGGGCCGGCTCCGCGCCGTCGAGGAGGGTGAGCCGGCGTTCCTCGCCCTCCTCCTCGACCTGGCGTACGACCTGCCGCAGTCCCTCCGCGACACCTTGGCACTCCTCGTCGCTGAGCCGCGAGGCGACGAACGCCTCCTCCTCGTTGAACCGCGGGAACAAGCGCTCCATCAACGCCTCGCCCTCGTCGGTGAGGCTGAGCAGCTTCAGCCGGCCGTCGGACGGGTGGCAGGCCCGTGTCATCAGCCCGCGTCCCTCCAGGGTCCGCGACACACCGGTGAGCGTGCCCTTGGAGATCCCGGCCTCCTCCGCCACGTGCCGGGTCTCGGTCTCGCCCCAGACCCAGACCACCCAGAGCACGACGAAGGACGTCCAGGTCAGATCCGCGTCGCGCAGCACCGAGTTCTCCAGGTGCTGGCGCACGGCGGAAGCGGCACGGTAGATGTTCGCGACCACCGCCATCTGCTCGCGGTGTATCGGGATGCCGCCCAGCTTCGCAGCTGCCAGCTTCTCCGCTTCGGTGATCGACCGCTGGCCGGGCACAGGCACGCTCCCTTGATCGTTCGGACCCAAATTGTACGGGACGCGTGCCGGACCGGGCCGACCGATCGTCTCCGCGGGAGGGTTCCGTCGCGGATTCCTTTCGGAGCGATGTAGAGAGCGGCTCGACGGCTCCGTTCACCGGGGGAGTGCGCCACACTGGGCGCGCCGACGATCAAGGAGTTCAGGTGCCGAAGTTCCTGCTGATGGTGAACCATGACGGCGGAGAGTTCGAGCAGCCCATGGACGAGTGGGCCCCCGCGGACATCACGGCCCACTTCGACTACTACGCGGCGCTCACCGAGGAACTGGTCGCGAGCGGTGAGATGGTGCAGTTCACGGGGCTGGCCGACCCGCGTCTCGCCAGGATCGTGCGCTCGGACGGAGCCTCGGCGCCGGTGGTCACCGACGGGCCGTTCCCGGAGTCCAAGGAGGTGCTGGCCGGGTTCAACGTCGTCGACGTGGAGTCCGAGGCCCGCGCCCTGGAGATCGCGGCCCGGATATCGGCCGTGCCAGGACCCGGCGGGGTGCCGACGCGGCAGCCGGTCGAGGTGCGCCGGGTGATGGACGCCGTCGCGTTCGACCTGTGACCGACGGCCCGGGTGTCGAGGACCTGCTGCGCTCCCTGGCGCCGCGGGTCCTCGGCGTGCTCGTACGACGGCAGGGAGACTTCGACGCGTGCGAGGACGCCGTCCAGGAAGCCCTGATCGCCGCCGCCCGGCACTGGCCCGTCCACGGGATCCCGGAGAATCCGCGCGGCTGGCTGCTGAGGACCGCGACGCGTCGCCGCGCCGACCAGGTGCGCAGCGAGACGGCGCGACGGCTCCGGGAGGAACGCGTGGCGAGGGAGCCGGCTCCGGCCGCGGGCCCGGTCGGCGACGACACTCTGGCGCTGCTGTTCATGTGCTGCCATCCCGCGCTCACGCCGGCCTCGGCGATCGCCCTGACCCTGCGGGCCGTCGGTGGTCTGACGACCGCCGAGATCGCGGCCGCCTACCTCGTGCCCGAGGCGACGATGGCACAGCGCATCAGCCGGGCCAAGCAGCGCCTGAAGGCGTCGGCGGCGGTGTTCGAGGTGCCGCCGCCGGGTGCGCGGGACTGGCCCGCGCGGCTTCGGTCCGTCCTGCATGTGCTGTACCTGGTGTTCAACGAGGGCTACGCCGTCACCGCCGGGCCGGTGCTGCATCGTGCCGACCTGTCGGGCGAGGCCGTCCGGCTGACCCGGCAACTGCACCGGGCCCTGCCGGACGATGGCGAGGTGGCCGGGCTGCTGGCGTTGATGCTGCTGACCGACGCTCGCCGGCCGGCGCGTACCGGTCCGCACGGCGAGCTGATCCCCCTGGCGGAGCAGGACCGTGCGCGCTGGGACCGCCGGCTGATCCAGGAGGGCACCGCGCTGCTCATCGGCACCTTCGCCCGCAACGAGCGCCCTGGACCGTATCGGTTGCAGGCTGCCGTCGCGGCCGTTCACGACTCCGCCGCCCGCGCCGAGGACACCGACTGGCCGCAGATCCACGGTCTGTACGAGCTGCTGGAACGGGTCTCGGGCAGCCCGCTGGCGACCCTCAATCGCGCGGTCGCGCTCGCGATGACCGACGGCCCCGCCCCCGCTCTGGAGTTGCTCGACCGGCTCGACGCGGATGACCGCGGCCCGCTCGCGGGTCATCACCGGCTGCACGCGGTGCGCGCCCATCTGCTGGAGATGGCCGGTGAACCGATCCGGGCCGTGCGCCACTACCGTCTGGCGGCCGCCCTCACCGCCAGCACACCCGAGCAGCGCTATCTCACGACCAAGGCGGCTCACCTGCACAGCGTTTCGCACGAACCCGCCGACTGACCGACCACCTTCGACGTCTTCCGGTCGCGAACTCGTACGCTGCACGAGCACGTTCACGATCTCGACCATCGACAGACCAAGGAACGCGACATGCCCACGTGGTCCCGCACGCTGCGCGAGGCCGGCGTCACCGAGCCCGACCTGTGCGCCGCGTACGGCCAACAGCGCAGGTTCGTACGGCGCTTCAGGGCCGCGGAGTACCTGACCGTCCGGCTCCTGCTGCCGGCTCGTCTGCACCCGTCGGTCGTCGCCGCGGTCGCGTTCATGCACGAGACGGACGAGCGCGTCGACACCGGCACGCGCGAGGCGCGCGGGGCGGCCCTGGAGTCGTGGGCGTCCGCCACCCGTGCGGTGCTCGACGGCGCGACCGCCCCCGACGCGACGCTCAGGGCGCTCGCGGACACGGCCAAGCGACACCCCCAACTGCCGGGGTACGTCGAGGCGTTCCTGCGCGGGGCGCGGCACGAGGTCGACTACACGGGCTTCGACACCGAGGAGGGGCTTCAGTCCTACGTCGACGGATACTCGCTGCCCGCCTTCATGCTCCTGACCTGTCTGCTGGAGCGAGAGGAGTCCGCGGACGACGAGGTGTTCGTGCGGTGCTGCCGTGACCTCATCGAAGCGATGCAGCGGATCGACTTCCTCGACGACCTCGCCGAGGACGCGGTGCAGGGGCGCGTGGGCATCCCGGGCAAGGATCTGGAGCGCCACGGCCTGTCCGTCGAGGCTCTGCGGAGTCCCACGGACGCGGTGCGTGGGCGACTGGGTCAACTGGTCGCGGAACAGGTCGAAATGACGCGCCCGCCGCTGTCGGCGAGCGAGCGACTCGTGGACCTGGCAGCTCCGGGGACGCGCCCCTTCGTCATCGCCCTGCTGGAGGTGCAGGAGCTCCGGCTTCGCGCGATCGGACGCAAGGGCGGCGGTCTGGTCGACGGCGCCGCGCGCCCGTCCGTACCGGCGCTGCTCGGTGTGCTGGCACGTCAGTACCGCGCGGCGCGACGGATCCGGTAGACCTCGCGCGGAGGGCGTTGTCAGCCCCCTGCGGCCGCCTGCCCGATCGGCCGCAGCGGGCATCCGGTGCCGATGCGCGTGACCAAATCCGTTCGCAGAGTGGCCAGTTCGGCGATGCGGGTCTCCACGATCCGGAGCTTCTCCTCGAAGAGCGCGGAGAGTGCCTCCGCACTGTCCGGTGCCTCGCGCAAGGTCTCGCCGGTCCGCGCGATCTCCGCCAGGGTGAATCCGAGTGCCTGCGCGGTACGGACGTAGGCGAGCCAGGCGACGGTCTCGGGCGGGAAGTCGCGATACCCGTTGGCTAGACGCCGACCCGTGACGAGGCCGACCTTCTCGTAGAACCGGATCGTGTCCCTGCTCATACCTGTCTGCGCGGCAAGCTCACCGATACGCATGCCCCTCCAACGGATAGCGGGCTTGACCTTGGAGCGTAGTCCACTGTTTAGCGTGAGGCGTCCTTGCAACGAGACCAGCGGGAGTCCTGTCGTGAGCCGCCTTCGAGCACCCGAGTGCCCCACCTACCTTCGTGTCGTCCGGGCGAGCGCTTGGTACGACCTGGCCGTCACGGCCGGATTCGCAACGCCATGGACCTACGCCCTGCTCCACGACGCCCTGTCGTCGGCCGGCACCGCGCTCGGCCTCGGCGCCCTGCCCGAACTCGACGCATGGCAGGTCCTGTTCGCCAACCTCATGGGCTCGGTGGTGGTGGTATGGGCGGCTCTGCGCATCGTCAGACCGCTGCCGGAGTACGGCCTGTTCGACGGCGTGGCGCGCGCCCTGTTCGCGACGTGGCAGCTCTACGCACTCGCCCACGGAGTGTCACAGCTCGTGTGGCTCTTCTTCGCCGTGGAGCTGACATTCGGCGTCCTCCAACTCGCACCGTGGAGGTGGACCCGAGACGCGGCCTTCGAAGGCGACGAGACATCCCGACCGACGGTGCCGGCGGCCGAGATCGCCGATCCGACTACCGGACTTCCGTAGCGACCGGGTGGAGGAAGAAGAGACACGAGCCCGGGTTGAACTCGCCCACCTCGGCGACGAAGTGAAACGTGTCGCCTGCGCCGACGGTGGCGGGGATCTTCTTGCCAGTCAGTTTCAGATCAAGGACGTTGACGTTCTCGTACTTGAAGGCCGGCCCAACCGCCGTTCTCGGTCCCTTGTCGCCCGGGCCCAGGAGGATGTCGTAGCGGGTGTTGTAGTCACCGTGGGGCGCCATGTTCACGATTGAGCCGTCGAAGGCGATCGTCTGGCCCTTGTGGCGGGTCGCGAAGTCCAGGTTGGCGTCGTCGCAGTAATCCGCCTTCAACAGAGCCGCGAACTTCGGGTTGTTCTGAGGTGTGATCGCTTCGGTGGCAGCAGACTTGGTCGGAGTCGGAGTCGCTGAAGGAGTCGCCGATGGCTTCTCGTCCGCAGTGGCCGTCGACTTGCCTGCCGCGTCCTTCTTCTCGCCTCCGCCGGTGAGTGCGGCGGCGACGCCGATGACGACGGCCAGGGTTACGAGCACGCCGGCCGCCGTGCCGATCAGGCGCCACGGCACCGGCTTCTTCGGCCGCCGGAACTCGAGGGTGGAGCGGAGCGTGCCCTGGGCCCGGTCCACGAGCTCCCAGCCGTCCTCCTGCATCTTCGAGATCACCCGGCCGTCGGTGCCTCGAACAGCCCGCACGGTCCTGTATTCGTACGTGATCTCGTCGGCCATGCGGCTCGCTGCCCCCTGAATGGACTCTTCTTACCCGTTGCCTCGGCAGCATAAGGGACATCGCGAGGGTCTCGGCGGCATTGATCATCAGCGGCGAACAGGGCCAACGTCGCCCGGGCGCGCTTCCGTTATCGGTGCCGCTGACCGGGCCGCGCCGGGAACCGGTCGAGCAATCGGGTTGAGTGGCTGCTTCCCCTCGTATAGCAATGCTCTGTGATTCATGGCGAAGCCGGCGTCGCAGGAACTGGTCGGTGAGGCTCTGCTGTGGGGCATCGACCTGCACAGCAGGACCGCTCACATCGGGATCTCCCTGCGCCCCTCGTTCCGCGGCAGGGGGCTCGGCGTCGATGTTCTGCAAGCGCTGTGCGCATACGGATTCGCCGTACGTGGACTGCACCGCCTTCAGATCGAGACCCTCGCGGACAACGCCCCGATGATCGCGGCCGCGACCAGGGCGGGGTTCCGAGGGAACGCTGCGGAGTTCCGCCTGGGTGTACGGCGCCTACGCGGACGAGGCCATCCTCGGTCTCCTCGCGAACGACTGGACGCCCCGCGCCTGACCAGTGTCAACATGGGCCCGCAGTGGAGCGGACGCGAACCAAGGGCTGGTCGGCGACCAGGCGGGAACCTGGGCGCCTTGGTTGCCGACCACGAGGGAGTCCCCTCGCACCGACGAGGTCCGCCATGATGCCGTGGTCGAGTCATTCCCCCTGCGTGGTCGCGATCCGCTCGTTCCAGGCCCGCAGCTTCTCCGGGTTGCGCACGCCCCAGATGCGGGTGATCCGGCCGTCCGCGATCTCGAACGCGGCCACGTTCACGGTCAGGTCCCCGCGCAGCGCCACCAGGCCCGGCCGGCCGTTGACCGACAGGACCCGTAGTTCCATGCCGGGCGCGCGAACGCCGATGTCCGTGATGTAGCGGGGATCCGCGCGGCGCCCTCCACCGGTCGTAGCGCCGCCCTGGCCAGGCCGCCGCCGTCGGTGACCATCACCGCACGCGGGTCCAGCAGGCCGACCAGGGCCGGGATGTCCTGTTGCTCCCAAGCCTGTTTGAATTCCCGGATGATTCCCGCCTGCTCGGCGCTGGGTACCGGCGCGGACCGCACGGCGCGGACGCGGCGGCGTCCCGAGGAGGCCAGCTGTCGGCAGGCGGCCGGTGTGCGCTCCACGATCGCGGCCACGTCGTCGAACGGGTACTGGAAGACGTCGTGCAGCACGAAGACCACGCGCTCGGCGGGAGTCAACGCCTCCAGCACGACCAGGAAGGCCATGTCCACCGATTCGTCCAGCACGATCCGGTCCGCCGGGTCGGT
Proteins encoded:
- a CDS encoding type 1 glutamine amidotransferase; translation: MRALVVQHDHVTEPGLVGARLEERGYDLTVVTVVPEHRHHAPDVAFDFPQAGDWDLIVSLGAPWSVYDRAAIGSWIDGELGLLREADRLGVPVLGVCFGAQALTTALGGRVEASPRPEIGWVEVATDEPSLVGPGPWFQWHYDRCVLPPGAKEVARNEVCVQAFRTGHGLGVQFHPEITTAMVRGWIDAGGAEQCVRHGVDPGELLARSRAMEPMARTNARRLVDGFLDQVADRAG
- a CDS encoding aldehyde dehydrogenase — its product is MPNVTHEEWLLRAKSLNLSGAHHIDGADEDGSGAAFDAVSPRDGQVLTPVADAGTAEVDAAVAAARRAFDTGPWPRLAPAERGATLLRVADLLQERRADLALTVSLEMGKPITDAYDIELRALINTFRWYGQLADKVTDESPHTPADALALVTREPAGVVGAVVPWNFPLTLAGWKVAPALAAGCTVVLKPSENSPLSALLLGRIATEAGLPPGVLNVVGGTGPVAGRAIGLHPDVDVLAFTGSTAVGRHFLRYAADSNLKRVWLELGGKSPNIILPDAPDLEKAAATAAWGIFFNQGEMCTAPSRLLVHTSVAEQVTESVVRRARELRIGDPLDPSTEMGALVGEAHLGRVRDHIATGLAEGARLRAGGDRTLTDTGGSYLEPTVFDQVDPGMRLAREEIFGPVLSVLTFDDLDEAVRLANDTEYGLAAGLWTSDLSTAHRVSRALKAGTVWVNCYEEGDLTVPFGGMKQSGNGRDKSAHALEKYTELKTTWIQL
- a CDS encoding transposase — its product is METPGGAERAGPARYTYRLRVSSAALARLDAEWARCRWVWNECVAMSRKVHGMNKDAPEKVTCGPAQLDKMLTEARGVMAWLREGSSVPQQQMIRDFAKSRAKALKDVKAGLPVRQRAGMPRIKRKREARVSLSYTRRGFRLKEGRLHLAGGIALTVVWSRVLPTDPTSVRVYQDCLGHWYASFVVATTTEPLPTTGRAIGIDWGVKETATTSSDAHDLPHAQYGKSAAQRLARYQRQMARRRTPVNKPDTGGYRKARTAAAKISKKIARQRQDTGRKWAKAVVRDHDVLAVEDFSPKFLARSTLARKAADAAISATKNALLHMARKHGRTVHLVNPAHTTMDCAQCGARAKHALPLSERTYTSTACGAVSPRDKNSARVMLVRAGLNPAGADLVSPAIC
- a CDS encoding gamma-glutamyl-gamma-aminobutyrate hydrolase family protein (Members of this family of hydrolases with an active site Cys residue belong to MEROPS family C26.); translated protein: MRPLIAVPARFSATTSALRYAAEVNARALIEAVWRAGGEPATIHPADPAVTDVAGRLARFDGVLLPGGGDLAPHRYGAADAHDSVYDVDDLQDAFDLEVARRSLDLGLPLLAVCRGLQVVNVALGGTLEQDMGGPEREHRHIVHPVAVEPGTLLEQATGAQKVEASCYHHQRVERLGTGLRVTARAADGTVEGIELRSAEGWFTAVQWHPEDTAHEDPVQRALFEALVDAARGGR
- a CDS encoding MarR family transcriptional regulator: MPGQRSITEAEKLAAAKLGGIPIHREQMAVVANIYRAASAVRQHLENSVLRDADLTWTSFVVLWVVWVWGETETRHVAEEAGISKGTLTGVSRTLEGRGLMTRACHPSDGRLKLLSLTDEGEALMERLFPRFNEEEAFVASRLSDEECQGVAEGLRQVVRQVEEEGEERRLTLLDGAEPARRRSGRRAKG
- a CDS encoding YciI family protein; translation: MPKFLLMVNHDGGEFEQPMDEWAPADITAHFDYYAALTEELVASGEMVQFTGLADPRLARIVRSDGASAPVVTDGPFPESKEVLAGFNVVDVESEARALEIAARISAVPGPGGVPTRQPVEVRRVMDAVAFDL
- a CDS encoding DUF6596 domain-containing protein; translation: MTDGPGVEDLLRSLAPRVLGVLVRRQGDFDACEDAVQEALIAAARHWPVHGIPENPRGWLLRTATRRRADQVRSETARRLREERVAREPAPAAGPVGDDTLALLFMCCHPALTPASAIALTLRAVGGLTTAEIAAAYLVPEATMAQRISRAKQRLKASAAVFEVPPPGARDWPARLRSVLHVLYLVFNEGYAVTAGPVLHRADLSGEAVRLTRQLHRALPDDGEVAGLLALMLLTDARRPARTGPHGELIPLAEQDRARWDRRLIQEGTALLIGTFARNERPGPYRLQAAVAAVHDSAARAEDTDWPQIHGLYELLERVSGSPLATLNRAVALAMTDGPAPALELLDRLDADDRGPLAGHHRLHAVRAHLLEMAGEPIRAVRHYRLAAALTASTPEQRYLTTKAAHLHSVSHEPAD
- a CDS encoding squalene/phytoene synthase family protein — its product is MPTWSRTLREAGVTEPDLCAAYGQQRRFVRRFRAAEYLTVRLLLPARLHPSVVAAVAFMHETDERVDTGTREARGAALESWASATRAVLDGATAPDATLRALADTAKRHPQLPGYVEAFLRGARHEVDYTGFDTEEGLQSYVDGYSLPAFMLLTCLLEREESADDEVFVRCCRDLIEAMQRIDFLDDLAEDAVQGRVGIPGKDLERHGLSVEALRSPTDAVRGRLGQLVAEQVEMTRPPLSASERLVDLAAPGTRPFVIALLEVQELRLRAIGRKGGGLVDGAARPSVPALLGVLARQYRAARRIR
- a CDS encoding MerR family transcriptional regulator; this encodes MRIGELAAQTGMSRDTIRFYEKVGLVTGRRLANGYRDFPPETVAWLAYVRTAQALGFTLAEIARTGETLREAPDSAEALSALFEEKLRIVETRIAELATLRTDLVTRIGTGCPLRPIGQAAAGG
- a CDS encoding DUF4839 domain-containing protein, which produces MADEITYEYRTVRAVRGTDGRVISKMQEDGWELVDRAQGTLRSTLEFRRPKKPVPWRLIGTAAGVLVTLAVVIGVAAALTGGGEKKDAAGKSTATADEKPSATPSATPTPTKSAATEAITPQNNPKFAALLKADYCDDANLDFATRHKGQTIAFDGSIVNMAPHGDYNTRYDILLGPGDKGPRTAVGPAFKYENVNVLDLKLTGKKIPATVGAGDTFHFVAEVGEFNPGSCLFFLHPVATEVR